The sequence aaaaaaaaaaaaacaaaaaaaaaaaaaaaaaaaaaaattgtaaatagagtgtattaatattaagtttatatattaaaaaaaaaaaaaaaaaaaaaaaaaaaaaaagtcagcAAAAGATGTTGCTCAAATGATTGCTCTCCAAAGtgcaattaaattcaatggtGGTGGTCACGTAAATCACTCTATCTTTTGGACTAATTTAGCACCAAAAAATCAAGATGGTGGTGTTGCACCAAGTGGTCCATTGGCTGATGctattaataaacaatatgggtatgttataaaaattaatttggaaaaagaaaaaaaaaaagttctaattatttttttttattttattaataaagatcaattgaaaaattaattgaaaaaatgtCAGCTGAAACTACTGCAATTCAAGGTTCTGGTTGGGGTTGGTTAGGTTATGATAAAGCCAATGATCGTCTCGTTATTCAAACTCAACAAAACCAAGATCCACTTTCAGTTTCTGGTTATGTTCCTTTATTAGGTATTGATGTTTGGGAACATGCTTATTATCTTgatgtatgtattttttatttattcttcttttaataattttttttaaaaattattttattattattattttttaaaaatttttattgtttttattttattggaaTTTAAAATCTTAAGATTTTGtcagttgtttttttttttttttttaaaaattggatggataatttattttttttattttattttttttacaaattccaTTTGacatttactaattttttttttttttaatcaaatttagTATAAAAATGTTAGAGCAGACTATGTTAAAAACATTTGGCAAATTGTTAATTGGAAGAATGTTGCTGAAAGATATAACACtgccaaaaaataaatcatttgtttaaaatagaatcaaaaaaataaaaaaaaataaaaaaaaaaacattttatttattttttttttattaatttttttttttatttttttttatttatttttttaattttttatttttttttattttttatttttttttccctttttttttttcttttttttttttaattaaaattttttttcttttaagtTAAGATTATACATATACCacacatacacacacacacatacatatagataaaaaaaaaaaattgagttttttttttcctatttatttatttaattaaattttaattttatttttttattttattacctttttttctttttttttttttggttatttatttatttatttattttaatttttttttatattattttttcatctAAAAcccattttaaattaataatttaaaaaaaaaaataaaatatttaaaaatataataataatttaaaaaaaaaaaaaaaaaaaaaacactttttCATTCAAACCAACTAacaataaagtttttttagtttttaagaataaaatttgttatttatatatataaaaaaaaaaaaaaaaaaaatcgatcatagaatttaatttaaatcatatATGGAACCAaccaatttataaaaaaaaaaaaaaaaattaataatttaataataataataatccatacagtgtttttttttttttctgccaaaagtatatttttttttattttttttttttaattttaacaaaCCAACCATTGATAAAAATTCCAACCCATTTGTGCAATTTTCTtgtaaatattgtttttacaagattttaaaatccaatcatcattttttttcattttttttcaattttttttttttttttttttaataatattaaaaaaaaaataaacacttAAAATGTcaagtaataattttaatagagaagataataataataaaaataataataataaaaataaaaatgatgaaaataataataataatgaagaaagaATGGTACCACTACATCCAAAAAAAAGACAATTTGAAGACATTGATAGTATTTTCAATCTTGTAAATAATAGTGACagagaattaaaaaataatgggaATGAAGAAatgagaaaaaaattaaagttatCAATAGACCATATCACTGATAATAAGGAGATAAAAGATGCAATTTCTCAATTCAAACAGATAACAGAGTTTGAATTGAAAAAACTCTGTGATGATGGTCTTGATAAAAGATCTGCtgtaaataaattgtttattaaattacaattaccTGATACTGATTTAAGTAAAAGTATTGGTTGTGAAAGTAAtcttaataatagtattgtaaataataattcaaataataattcaaataataataataatattaataataataataataataataataataataataataataataatattaataatgtaaCAAGTAtcttgaaaaataataataataatagtaatgattaTGTTTTTAATGAGGATGATACAGAACAAATCAATTTGATTATGGAATTTAGTGGTGTGTCTAAAGAAGAAGCGAAACGAAttttaacattaaaaaaagaaattgtaCATTTAAGAACCATTGGTTATAATCAACAAAATACTATTCAAGAGTTATCAAGAAgagtttcaaataattcatcaaataataataataataataataataataataataataataataataataataatatttttaatgatactattaatagtaatatcaataataataataataataataataataataataataataataataataataatattcatattcaacaaattaataatgaaaatataaataatttcagtaatttaaaattggataatagattaaaaagaaatctaGATGACATACAGCAATCATTTGAATTaggtttaaataaaaaaataaaaacaaatagtgACGACGACGACGaagacgatgatgatgacgaatcaaattatttaaataaaaataaaaataatttactaaACAATCATAAAACAATCGATTCTGATAGATCAGAAtctgatgattttaattttcaaaatagtAATCAATATGTttataacaacaataataataataatagtgatgacGATGAGAcaccaaaaacaacaaccactactacaacaacaactactacaacaactacaacatctTCCAATATTTTAagagaattaattaatagtcAAGATTCTGATGAATCTGATGGTGAATCTCAAAATGAAACAACTCATCAACAAGAGTCtgatgaagaaattgaaaataatgatggacaaaaacaaatatccATGAGTAGATGGATTAGAGCTTCTCAATCATTTTTCCAATTCAATGAATCAAATCGTCGTCagtcaattaaaaataaatttaatagtgatgatgaagatgatgagaGTGAAGATGATTatagtaacaataacaataacaatcatgccaattttaatttcaatgataGAGAGGAAGATGATGAGGAcgaaaatgattttgataattcagATTATGACGATAACGATAATACTCTTAACTCTAAAAAGCtttacaacaaaaacaacaaaacaaTTAATGGGTACCAAGAATCAGAGGAAGATATCATCTATggtcaaaataataatgaatatcaagatgatgatgaagaagaacaagaagaacaagaagaacAAGATGAAGAGGAGGAAGATCAAGACTGTAACTCCATATTTAAAGCAGGAGATATCTCTTTGGAAAGTTTTGACGATTACCAAAGAAATATAGATCTAAagttaaaatcttttaaaggAGCAAAGAAAAATTCTTCAACTTCtccaaatcaatttaaaaactttagatttgaaaaagtttaaaaataaaaataatcataaaaatacaataaaaataatataaaaaaaaaacataataaataaataaataatattaaaataataaacagattttacattttctttgttttttcttttttttttttttctttttttttttctttttttttttttttttttcttaaattaaaacaaaattactaaaatttaataagatttctttaaattactaatatttttaaaaaataaaaataaaaataattttttattttattttcacactcaaaaatataaaaataaaaacgcTAAACTGTATTTAACAAAactttctattttttaagtCGTGTataacttaaaaaaaaaaaaatttaaagtttatTGAGTTCGGgatgaatttataaaatttttttttttttcttttcttttaatttattaataaatgaaaattgaaaatcattcaaaaagaataataggtaattaaaaataaaataatataaaaaattagataatataattaactctttttttttttttttttttttagcttTTTCtctattgttatttttgGCTACCCAAATAAATTTAGCTAAAACTTGTAAAACttgtaatgaaaataaaaaaaactgtgAAGATTATAGGATTTTAGATGATTTAGTGCACCAAATTAACAGaatagaaataattatttcatcTCAATCTCCAACAAATGAAGGAGTTACAAATATTGAAGGCTTCATTCCATTGGTTACACCATTGGCTGAGAATGCTTATGAATTGAATTCagtatttaaaactttacaatctttattttcaagatattctgatgataatgatgatggtggtggtggtatagGTAGAAAACAACTCAATTTAGATAGtatctttatattttatcaaattcagtCGTACTTTTATACAGATAGATctgaaacttttaaaatttttagaaatactttacaacaaattgaaattaatatttcaaatcaatGGGATATCATTAATGAAATGTCAAATTCtctaaattcaaatttaaatttctcaACACTTAGAAGGCAATTATTAACAAGATCTATTGAACTATTTGGAAGAATTTTACAGTCATTAGGTAATATAGTTGgtattatttcaaatattttaaccATTCAGAGAATGTCTACAGTAACAACAAcgacaactactacaactacaactacaaccacaacaacaccaacaccaccgaACCAATCATCTCTTGAGTCATTATTAGGCttgatttataataataataataataataatccaacaaCACCAGGTTCACAATATTCAATCCAAAATAAtactttttataataataataataataataataataataataataataataataataataataataataataataataataataataataataatagtagtaataataatagtagtaataacaataatagtaataataataattaatttgattaaaagtttttttgaaaattctacaaattataataagattttttttttattttttaaattctttttatttatactttgaaaaatcaattgttCTACGTCATTCTTTtggtttgattttttttttagatattttaaaaatatctattttgatttttattttttatttttttattttttatttttttattttttttgattttatttttccaatttttttttttcttttttttttttttttttttttttcttaaaaataattattatataacataagaataaaatgaataaattaaaatcaaattttattttaaatattgttattttatttacaattttaatatttaatattaattttataaattgtgaaaatcaaaaacaacaacaacaccaacaacaacaacaacaacaacaacaacagtcatcatcaacaacaacaacattaccaatttattcaattaaattttcaagtGAAACAGGATTTACAATTTATTCAGGAAATGATTCAACATCAATTGCACAAAGTGGATTTAGTAATGAAATGATGACAATGGGATGGGCATATTTAACGATTACAACCAATTCACAATTTGAAGATTCATTACAAGCAGAAGCAGCAGGTTATATTGAAGGTTATTTAACATTTGAAATGATTTGGCAATGTTGGTATAATATTTTAGTTAATgaatatcaaaatcaaacTATACCAAATCAAGTTTTAAATTGggcaaatgaaaatattgccTATATGAAACAACAAGTTGCAACCAATGAAAATGATCCATATTGGATTAACATTGGATTAGTATTAACTCAATTATCTGGTATGGTAGATGGTTATAATGCTGCAAATCAAGACCCATCACgtcaattatcatttttagatttcattttaattaatatggATGCTGATTTAGGTGATATCAGTAGTACTTTTAATCAATCTACTTCATTTtctgaaatttcaaattttaaaaaatcaatggatcatattaaaaaaactgaTCATTGTTctggtttaattaaattaactgATGATTTAACTGAGTTATATTCTGGtaagttataaaaaaaaaaaaaaaaaaataaaaaaaaaaaaaaaaaaaattataataatttattaataaataattttatttttttttatttattttttaataaagcaCATACATCATGGAGTAGTTATATTAATATGttaagaatttttaaatcatataattttaaattttcaagtattacaaatataaaatcaaaattaacattattttCAGGATATCCAGCAACAATAGCAAGTTTAgatgatttttatttattagataCAAAATTAGTAGTATTAGAAACAACAAATGggttaaataataatgatttatattatttaattaaacctGAGTCAGTATTAACTTGGATGAGAGTTATCATTGCAAATCGTTTAGCAAATGGTGGTCAATCATGGTGTGAAACATTTGAAAGGGAAAATAGTGGTACCTATAATAATCAATGGATGATAgttgattataataaatttgtacCAGGTGTAAAAGTACGTGATGGTACATTATTCGTATTGGAACAAGTACCAGGTTATATCGAATTCGCTGATGTTACTAATGTATTACGTACTGGTTATTGGCCAAGTTATAATATTCCTTATTTTGAAACTATTTTCAATATGTCTGGTTTCAATGACGAATTAACCGATTCAAGTGATTATGAAGCTTATGAAGAGGACGCTCGTTCACAAATCTTTAGACGTGATGCAAATAAAGTTTATTCTTTAACTGATTTTCAAGCAATAATGAGATATAACAACTTTCAAAATGATCCATTATCTCATGGTGATGCTGCTAATCAAATCTCTTCaagatttgatttaaattcaccaGATTCACAAGATTATGATGCTTTTGGTGGTGTGGATAGTAAAGTTACCTCATTCTCATTGGttaatcaattattggtAATAGCTCAATCTGGTCCAACTCATGATCAAGAACCACCTTTCCAATGGTCTTCTGCTAATTGGTCAAATATATATCCTTCAATTGGTATGCCGAATCTTTATGATTTTGGTTGGGTAAATTTTACTGATATAtcttataattattaatttaataaagaatttatttattttattttattttattttttttctaatcaattttattttaataatattaataatttttaaaatttta comes from Dictyostelium discoideum AX4 chromosome 2 chromosome, whole genome shotgun sequence and encodes:
- the sod2 gene encoding superoxide dismutase, giving the protein MLPRSLKLIKKVGESNGLRNFGSQSNSYTLPDLPYDYGALSPVISPEIMTLHHKKHHQTYVNNLNIALDKLSSASSAKDVAQMIALQSAIKFNGGGHVNHSIFWTNLAPKNQDGGVAPSGPLADAINKQYGSIEKLIEKMSAETTAIQGSGWGWLGYDKANDRLVIQTQQNQDPLSVSGYVPLLGIDVWEHAYYLDYKNVRADYVKNIWQIVNWKNVAERYNTAKK
- the plbB gene encoding phospholipase B-like protein; translation: MNKLKSNFILNIVILFTILIFNINFINCENQKQQQHQQQQQQQQQQSSSTTTTLPIYSIKFSSETGFTIYSGNDSTSIAQSGFSNEMMTMGWAYLTITTNSQFEDSLQAEAAGYIEGYLTFEMIWQCWYNILVNEYQNQTIPNQVLNWANENIAYMKQQVATNENDPYWINIGLVLTQLSGMVDGYNAANQDPSRQLSFLDFILINMDADLGDISSTFNQSTSFSEISNFKKSMDHIKKTDHCSGLIKLTDDLTELYSAHTSWSSYINMLRIFKSYNFKFSSITNIKSKLTLFSGYPATIASLDDFYLLDTKLVVLETTNGLNNNDLYYLIKPESVLTWMRVIIANRLANGGQSWCETFERENSGTYNNQWMIVDYNKFVPGVKVRDGTLFVLEQVPGYIEFADVTNVLRTGYWPSYNIPYFETIFNMSGFNDELTDSSDYEAYEEDARSQIFRRDANKVYSLTDFQAIMRYNNFQNDPLSHGDAANQISSRFDLNSPDSQDYDAFGGVDSKVTSFSLVNQLLVIAQSGPTHDQEPPFQWSSANWSNIYPSIGMPNLYDFGWVNFTDISYNY